A single genomic interval of Armigeres subalbatus isolate Guangzhou_Male chromosome 1, GZ_Asu_2, whole genome shotgun sequence harbors:
- the LOC134208037 gene encoding diphthine methyl ester synthase has protein sequence MFYVIGLGLGDPKDITVKGLEIVKRCERVYLESYTSILTCGQEKLEEFYGRPLILADRELVETGTDDILENAHLVEVAFLVVGDPFGATTHTDLLLRAKEKNIPFQVIHNASIMNAVGCCGLQLYHFGETVSIPYWNDVFQPDSFFDKIIANLEHGLHTLCLLDIRVKEPTLESLMRKKREYEPPRFMSCREAADQLVQLIHKRKQNGESGHHHLFNDRNVVIGLARVGHDTQQIKACTLKEMKQADLGDPLHSMIIPADMHPVETEFLQQFCDENLEELQKKTREEPAIIFKLDSTSNSNN, from the exons ATGTTCTACGTCATTGGTCTCGGGTTGGGTGATCCTAAAGATATCACCGTTAAAGGCTTGGAGATTGTGAAGCGGTGCGAACGAGTTTATTTGGAATCGTACACCTCGATACTGACATGTGGACAGGAGAAACTG GAGGAATTCTACGGCCGACCACTTATCTTGGCAGATAGAGAATTGGTGGAGACTGGCACAGACGACATTTTAGAAAATGCCCATTTGGTGGAAGTTGCCTTCCTAGTTGTGGGAGATCCGTTCGGCGCAACAACCCATACCGATCTTTTGCTGCGGGCCAAAGAAAAGAACATTCCGTTCCAGGTGATTCACAACGCTTCCATCATGAACGCCGTAGGATGTTGCGGGTTGCAGTTGTACCACTTCGGCGAGACCGTGTCCATCCCATACTGGAATGATGTTTTCCAACCGGATAGTTTCTTCGATAAAATCATTGCCAATCTCGAACACGGATTACACACTCTTTGCCTTTTGGACATTCGGGTTAAAGAACCAACCCTGGAATCGTTAATGAGGAAAAAACGTGAATACGAGCCGCCTCGGTTTATGAGCTGCCGGGAGGCAGCCGATCAGCTGGTCCAGTTGATTCACAAGCGCAAACAGAACGGAGAGTCGGGACATCATCACTTGTTCAACGATCGGAACGTTGTGATCGGACTGGCCCGAGTTGGTCACGACACCCAGCAGATCAAGGCCTGTACCCTGAAAGAGATGAAGCAGGCTGATTTGGGAGATCCGTTGCATTCAATGATTATCCCAGCGGATATGCATCCAGTGGAGACGGAGTTTTTACAACAGTTCTGTGACGAAAATTTGGAGGAGTTGCAGAAGAAGACTCGAGAGGAAccggcaattatttttaaactgGACAGTACTAGCAATTCGAACAACTGA